CGAGCAGGACCGGGCGGATGACCGGATCGATGAGCTGCACCGCGAGATCCTGCACGCTGTGAGCGGCGGCGCCCCGGGCTGTTCGGTGCGCGATGGCGTGAATGTGGC
This genomic interval from Sporichthyaceae bacterium contains the following:
- a CDS encoding PhoU domain-containing protein, which translates into the protein EQDRADDRIDELHREILHAVSGGAPGCSVRDGVNVALLARFVERFADQAVSITRRLDYIVTGVAPGRDSG